One segment of Mycobacterium spongiae DNA contains the following:
- a CDS encoding YbhB/YbcL family Raf kinase inhibitor-like protein, which translates to MASTLQRITMAIAAPALVLAVAGHGGNAAVRTSPVALTLTAGAYQAAPAGGPLEISSPAFADGAPMPVQYTCKGANIAPPLTWSAPLGAALVVDDPDAPRGPYIHWIVIGIAPGAGSTAEGETPDGGISLPNSSGQLGYAGPCPPAGTGTHHYRFTLYHLPSAPPLAGLAGARAANAIVQAANAQAQLIATLKG; encoded by the coding sequence ATGGCAAGCACACTTCAGCGAATCACCATGGCCATTGCCGCGCCGGCCCTGGTGCTGGCGGTGGCCGGCCACGGCGGCAACGCGGCGGTTCGAACGTCGCCGGTGGCGTTGACGCTGACTGCTGGTGCTTATCAGGCCGCTCCCGCCGGCGGGCCCTTAGAAATCAGCAGTCCCGCGTTCGCCGACGGTGCACCGATGCCCGTGCAGTACACCTGCAAAGGGGCCAATATCGCGCCTCCGCTGACATGGTCGGCGCCGTTGGGCGCCGCCTTGGTTGTCGACGATCCAGACGCTCCTCGCGGACCGTACATCCACTGGATCGTGATCGGGATCGCCCCCGGCGCGGGTAGCACCGCCGAGGGCGAGACTCCCGACGGAGGAATTAGCTTGCCGAATTCGAGCGGCCAGCTCGGATACGCCGGACCCTGTCCGCCGGCGGGCACGGGTACGCACCACTACCGGTTCACCCTGTATCACCTTCCGAGCGCGCCGCCGCTCGCGGGATTGGCCGGGGCGCGGGCAGCCAACGCGATCGTGCAGGCCGCTAATGCACAAGCCCAGCTGATCGCCACCCTCAAAGGCTGA
- a CDS encoding zinc-binding dehydrogenase, translated as MRTVVITKHGDPSVLQLQQRPDPPPPGPGQLRVAVAAAGVNFADHLARVGLYPDAPKLPAVVGYEVAGVVEAVGEGVDSTRVGQRVLAGTRFGGYAEVVNVTATDAVVLPDALSFEQGAAVPVNYATAWAALHGYGSLRAGERVLVHAAAGGVGIAAVQFAKAAGAEVHGTASQAKHEKLAEFGVDRAIDYRRDGWWKGLGPYDIVLDALGGTSLRRSYDLLRPGGRLVGYGISNMQHGEKRSLRRAAPHAASMLRGFNLLDQLQESKAVIGLNMLRLWDDRGTLESWITPLEEALHDKTITPIVHAAVPFAQAPEAHRILAARENVGKVVLVP; from the coding sequence ATGCGGACAGTCGTCATCACCAAGCACGGCGACCCATCGGTCCTGCAACTGCAGCAGCGGCCCGACCCCCCGCCGCCCGGCCCCGGCCAGCTGCGGGTCGCCGTCGCTGCCGCGGGTGTGAACTTCGCTGATCACCTTGCCCGTGTTGGCTTGTACCCCGATGCGCCGAAACTGCCAGCCGTGGTTGGTTACGAGGTTGCCGGGGTTGTTGAGGCCGTGGGCGAAGGCGTGGATTCGACCCGTGTCGGCCAACGAGTCCTGGCCGGCACGCGTTTCGGTGGGTACGCCGAAGTCGTCAACGTGACAGCGACTGACGCGGTAGTGCTCCCCGACGCGCTGAGCTTCGAACAGGGCGCGGCGGTCCCGGTGAACTATGCAACCGCCTGGGCCGCGCTGCACGGCTACGGGTCCCTGCGAGCGGGCGAGCGGGTGCTGGTGCACGCAGCAGCGGGCGGCGTGGGCATCGCGGCCGTTCAGTTCGCCAAGGCAGCCGGGGCGGAAGTGCACGGTACGGCGTCGCAGGCAAAACACGAGAAGCTTGCCGAGTTCGGGGTCGACCGTGCGATCGACTACCGCCGCGACGGCTGGTGGAAGGGCCTGGGTCCCTACGACATCGTGCTGGACGCGCTCGGCGGCACATCGTTGCGGCGGTCCTACGATCTGCTACGGCCCGGCGGAAGGCTTGTCGGCTACGGAATTTCGAATATGCAGCACGGTGAGAAGCGATCGCTGCGTCGCGCGGCTCCGCACGCGGCGTCGATGCTGCGGGGGTTCAACCTGCTTGACCAGCTCCAGGAGTCCAAAGCGGTGATCGGCTTGAACATGCTGCGGCTGTGGGACGATCGCGGCACGCTCGAGTCATGGATCACACCGTTGGAAGAGGCGCTGCACGACAAGACGATCACGCCGATCGTTCACGCGGCGGTGCCCTTCGCGCAGGCGCCGGAGGCGCACCGCATCCTCGCGGCGCGGGAGAACGTTGGCAAGGTCGTGCTGGTGCCTTGA
- a CDS encoding MBL fold metallo-hydrolase: protein MHFDWERLTDSVHRCRLPFCDVTVGLVSGRGGALLIDAGTTLVEAAAIGDDVHRIAGCRVTHVVLTHKHFDHVLGASAFADAVVLCTPEVVDYLSSATDQIRDQALSYGADADQIDRAIDALKPPAQGISHTALHLGDRTVTVLHPGRGHTTADLIVVAPAAGDGDDPVVVFTGDLVEESADPSIDADSDVAAWPATLDRVLAIGGPDAVYVPGHGNVVDAEFVRRQRDWLLASADHRPASKPRSKLGCR from the coding sequence GTGCACTTCGACTGGGAACGGCTGACCGACAGTGTGCATCGGTGCCGGCTGCCGTTCTGCGACGTCACGGTCGGGCTGGTGAGCGGCCGTGGCGGAGCGCTGCTGATCGACGCCGGGACCACCCTCGTCGAAGCGGCCGCGATCGGCGACGATGTCCACCGGATCGCGGGTTGCCGGGTGACGCATGTGGTATTGACGCACAAGCACTTCGACCACGTCCTGGGTGCCTCCGCGTTTGCCGACGCGGTCGTGCTGTGCACACCCGAAGTCGTCGACTACCTGTCGTCGGCCACCGACCAGATTCGCGATCAGGCCCTGAGCTACGGCGCCGACGCCGACCAGATAGACCGTGCCATCGACGCCCTGAAACCGCCCGCGCAGGGGATCTCGCACACCGCGCTCCATCTCGGCGATCGCACCGTAACGGTCCTGCACCCGGGCCGCGGTCACACCACCGCAGACCTCATCGTCGTCGCGCCAGCCGCCGGTGACGGAGATGACCCAGTCGTGGTCTTCACTGGCGACCTCGTGGAGGAATCCGCCGACCCGAGCATCGACGCCGATTCCGATGTGGCAGCGTGGCCCGCCACGCTTGATCGGGTGCTTGCCATCGGCGGACCCGACGCCGTCTACGTACCCGGCCACGGCAACGTCGTCGACGCGGAGTTCGTCCGCCGCCAACGCGATTGGTTGCTCGCGAGCGCGGACCACCGACCCGCTAGCAAGCCCAGGAGCAAGCTAGGTTGTCGTTGA
- the aceA gene encoding isocitrate lyase ICL2: MAIAETDTEVHTPFEHDVHKDASATQRYFDSARFSGITRLYTARQVVAQRGTIPNDYTVAREAAAAFYDRLRELFAARKSITTFGPYSPGQAVSMKRMGIEAIYLGGWATSAKGSTTEDPGPDLASYPLSQVPDDAAVLVRALLTADRNQEYLRLHMSESQRAAAPAYDFRPFIIADADTGHGGDPHVRNLIRRFVEVGVPGYHIEDQRPGTKKCGHQGGKVLVPSDEQIKRLNAARFQLDVMRVPGIIVARTDAEAANLLDSRADERDQPFLLGATKLDIPSYKSCFLAMVRRFHELGVKELNGHLLYALSDGEYAAASAWLERQGIMGLVADAVTAWRENGQQSIDDLFDQVESRFVAAWEDDAGLMTYGEAVAEVLAFNESEGQPIDMSPQEWRQFAGRTSLFAARAKAKELGVDPGWDCELAKTPEGYYQIRGGIPYAIAKSLAAAPFADILWMETKTADLADARQFAEAIHAEFPDQMLAYNLSPSFNWDTTGMTDEEMKRFPEELAQMGFVFNFITYGGHQIDGVAAEEFATALRQDGMLALARLQRKMRLVESPYRTPQTLVGGPRSDAALQASSGRTATTKAMGKGSTQHQHLVQTEVPKKLLEEWLALWSDHYQLGEKLHVQLRPRRPGSDVLELGIYGDGDEQLANVVVDPIKDRHGRSILQVRDQNTFAEKLRQKRLMTLIHLWLVHRFKAQAVYYVTPTEDNQYQTSKMKSHGIFSEVYQEVGEIIVAEVNHPRIAELLTPDRVALRKLITKEA, translated from the coding sequence ATGGCCATCGCCGAAACGGACACTGAGGTCCACACACCGTTCGAGCACGACGTCCACAAGGACGCCTCCGCCACCCAGCGATACTTTGACAGCGCACGCTTCTCCGGGATTACCCGGCTCTACACCGCGCGCCAAGTGGTGGCCCAGCGCGGCACCATCCCCAACGACTACACCGTTGCGCGAGAGGCCGCGGCCGCGTTCTACGACCGCCTCCGCGAGCTCTTCGCTGCACGCAAAAGCATCACCACGTTTGGGCCCTACTCGCCCGGTCAGGCCGTGAGCATGAAGAGGATGGGCATCGAGGCGATCTACCTCGGTGGTTGGGCAACCTCAGCCAAGGGCTCCACCACTGAAGATCCCGGACCCGACCTCGCCAGCTACCCGCTGAGCCAGGTGCCCGACGACGCCGCTGTCTTGGTACGCGCCCTGCTCACCGCCGACCGCAATCAGGAATACCTGCGACTGCACATGAGCGAGTCGCAGCGTGCCGCAGCCCCGGCTTATGACTTCCGGCCCTTCATCATCGCCGACGCCGACACCGGCCACGGCGGTGATCCGCACGTACGCAACCTGATTCGCCGCTTCGTTGAGGTCGGCGTGCCCGGATACCACATCGAGGACCAGCGCCCTGGCACGAAGAAGTGCGGCCACCAGGGCGGCAAGGTCCTGGTGCCGTCCGACGAACAGATCAAACGCCTGAACGCCGCCCGCTTCCAACTCGACGTCATGCGGGTTCCCGGGATCATCGTGGCCCGCACCGACGCCGAGGCCGCCAACCTCCTGGACAGCCGCGCCGACGAGCGCGACCAGCCGTTCCTGCTTGGCGCCACCAAACTCGACATTCCCTCCTACAAGTCGTGCTTCTTGGCCATGGTGCGGCGCTTCCACGAGCTGGGCGTCAAGGAACTCAATGGCCATCTTCTCTACGCCCTCAGCGACGGCGAGTACGCGGCGGCCAGCGCTTGGCTTGAGCGCCAAGGCATCATGGGCCTCGTCGCCGACGCTGTCACTGCCTGGCGGGAGAACGGGCAACAATCGATCGATGACCTCTTCGACCAGGTCGAGTCACGGTTCGTTGCCGCCTGGGAGGACGACGCCGGGCTGATGACCTACGGCGAGGCGGTGGCCGAAGTGCTCGCCTTCAACGAGAGCGAGGGCCAACCGATCGACATGAGCCCGCAGGAGTGGCGGCAGTTCGCCGGGCGCACGTCGCTGTTCGCCGCCCGGGCAAAGGCGAAGGAGCTGGGCGTCGACCCCGGATGGGACTGTGAGCTGGCCAAGACGCCGGAAGGCTACTACCAGATTCGCGGCGGAATACCGTACGCCATCGCCAAGTCGCTGGCTGCGGCACCCTTCGCCGACATCCTCTGGATGGAAACCAAGACCGCGGACCTCGCCGATGCCCGGCAGTTCGCCGAGGCGATACACGCCGAATTTCCGGACCAAATGCTGGCCTACAACCTTTCGCCGTCGTTCAACTGGGACACCACCGGCATGACCGACGAGGAGATGAAGCGCTTCCCCGAGGAGCTCGCCCAGATGGGTTTCGTCTTCAACTTCATCACCTACGGTGGACATCAGATCGACGGGGTCGCCGCCGAGGAATTCGCCACCGCGCTGCGGCAGGACGGCATGCTGGCGCTGGCTCGGCTACAACGCAAGATGCGGCTGGTCGAGTCGCCGTATCGCACTCCGCAGACCCTGGTCGGCGGGCCACGCAGCGACGCGGCGTTGCAGGCCTCCTCGGGTCGCACAGCGACGACCAAGGCGATGGGCAAGGGCTCCACGCAGCACCAGCATCTGGTGCAGACCGAAGTGCCGAAGAAGCTGTTGGAGGAGTGGCTCGCGCTGTGGAGCGACCACTACCAGCTCGGCGAAAAGCTCCATGTGCAGCTGCGGCCACGCCGCCCCGGTTCGGATGTGCTCGAGCTTGGGATCTATGGCGATGGCGACGAGCAACTGGCCAACGTCGTCGTCGATCCCATCAAGGATCGGCACGGCCGCAGCATCCTCCAAGTCCGCGATCAGAACACCTTCGCCGAGAAGCTGCGGCAGAAGCGGCTGATGACCCTCATCCATCTCTGGTTGGTACATCGATTCAAGGCCCAAGCGGTCTACTACGTCACCCCGACCGAGGACAACCAGTATCAGACGTCCAAGATGAAGTCCCACGGCATTTTCAGCGAGGTCTATCAAGAGGTGGGCGAGATCATCGTCGCCGAGGTGAACCACCCGCGCATCGCCGAACTGCTGACACCGGACCGCGTCGCCCTGCGGAAGTTGATCACCAAGGAAGCGTAG
- a CDS encoding PPE family protein translates to MGFSVLPPEINSDLIFAGAGAGPMLAAEAAWSDLADELDSAAICFGSATSELVSGSWQGPSSVAMATAVAPYVAWLAAAAAQAQQTAAQAGVLVAEFEAVTSAMVQPVFVAANRSRLVALVMSNLFGQNAPAIAAVEAAYEQMWAADVSAMAGYHRGASAAAMALPPFGLPLPNPAGLAAAATTITTAVGGPALPGRATTLNVGLANAGGGNVGNSNSGSGNLGSANLGGNNIGSGNLGSFNLGSANLGSNNIGIGNAGNNNVGMGNLGNLNTGLANAGIGNVGFANTGNNNIGFGLTGNNQIGIGGLNSGGGNFGLFNSGVGNVGFFNSGTGNFGIGNSGDHSTGLFNAGQASTGIFNVGSFNTGIFNVGNANTGSFNTGSYNMGDFNPGPSNTGAFNTGDANTGWINTGSINTGAFNIGDMNNGLYNTGDMNNGILFRGEGQGSLQFAITSPDLTLPPLDIPGVSVPALSLPAITLPSLTIPAASTPPNVTVGAFDLPALTLPSLTIPPAATPANITVGAFDLPALTLPSLTIPAATTPANITVGGFDLPALTLPSLTIPAATTPANITVGGFDLALTIPSISIPPAVISAGTFVGSFSLPGMQTPPIFVDGITTGGFTLPGIGWSQPITAPTIDVGGVSLGRISLSWTTNVLALQGFDISNPLDTTADFTIIGVNIDPFTLATISIRPYTLTTPITVPGFTLPNFTIPGLNIAPIAVDSFILPGILTPAITTPPLTIDPIGLGGFTLPQVSTPEIATPPFAIDPIGLGGFTLLQVATPEITTPPLTIDPISLGGFTLPQIGLPEITTAPLRIDPIAVEGFTLPQINTPEFTTPEFTIPPVALAAFTTPPLSIPSIHLPTTTIGGFGVPGGPGYFNSSAAPSSGFFNTGGGGNSGFGNNGSGLSGWSNTNPAGLLGGSGYQNFGGLSSGFLNLGSGVSGIANTGMLPFSAANVVSGIANIGKNLSGFFFQSTTR, encoded by the coding sequence ATGGGTTTTTCAGTGTTGCCACCGGAAATAAACTCGGATCTGATATTCGCAGGCGCCGGAGCCGGTCCGATGCTGGCCGCCGAGGCGGCCTGGAGCGATCTGGCCGATGAATTAGACTCGGCTGCAATCTGTTTCGGCTCAGCTACGTCGGAGCTGGTTAGCGGCTCGTGGCAGGGACCGTCGTCGGTGGCGATGGCGACCGCCGTGGCCCCGTATGTGGCGTGGCTTGCCGCCGCGGCGGCTCAGGCCCAGCAGACAGCCGCTCAAGCCGGGGTGCTAGTGGCCGAGTTTGAGGCGGTCACGTCGGCGATGGTGCAGCCGGTGTTCGTCGCGGCCAACCGTTCTCGCCTAGTGGCGCTGGTGATGTCGAACCTGTTTGGTCAGAACGCGCCGGCGATCGCTGCTGTAGAAGCCGCCTATGAGCAGATGTGGGCGGCGGATGTGTCGGCGATGGCCGGATACCACCGCGGCGCGTCCGCGGCCGCCATGGCGCTACCGCCCTTTGGCCTGCCGCTACCTAATCCGGCGGGCCTTGCGGCGGCGGCCACCACGATCACGACCGCCGTCGGCGGCCCGGCGCTTCCGGGCCGGGCGACCACTCTCAACGTCGGTTTGGCCAACGCCGGCGGCGGCAACGTCGGTAACTCAAATAGCGGTTCCGGAAACCTGGGCAGCGCCAACCTGGGTGGCAACAATATTGGCTCCGGGAATCTAGGGAGTTTCAATCTCGGCTCCGCAAACCTGGGCAGCAACAACATCGGCATCGGAAACGCTGGCAACAACAACGTCGGAATGGGAAATCTCGGCAATCTCAATACCGGGCTCGCCAATGCGGGCATTGGCAACGTCGGATTTGCGAACACCGGTAACAACAATATTGGCTTCGGGCTCACCGGCAACAACCAAATAGGCATCGGCGGATTGAACTCCGGGGGTGGTAACTTCGGGTTGTTCAACTCCGGCGTCGGAAATGTGGGGTTCTTCAACTCCGGCACCGGAAACTTTGGCATCGGAAACTCGGGCGACCACAGCACCGGACTTTTTAATGCTGGACAAGCAAGCACCGGCATCTTTAACGTTGGATCGTTCAACACCGGGATATTCAACGTCGGAAATGCGAATACCGGCAGCTTCAACACCGGCAGTTACAACATGGGCGATTTCAACCCGGGCCCATCCAATACGGGTGCCTTCAACACCGGCGACGCAAATACTGGCTGGATCAACACCGGCAGCATCAACACCGGGGCCTTCAACATCGGCGACATGAACAACGGCCTGTACAACACCGGCGACATGAACAATGGCATCCTCTTCCGAGGCGAGGGCCAGGGCAGCCTCCAGTTCGCGATTACCTCGCCCGATCTGACCCTTCCACCCCTCGACATACCCGGCGTATCTGTTCCGGCGCTCAGTTTGCCTGCAATAACTCTGCCCTCGCTGACGATTCCCGCCGCGTCGACACCCCCCAACGTGACTGTCGGCGCTTTTGATCTGCCGGCGTTGACGTTGCCCTCGCTGACGATCCCGCCTGCGGCCACGCCGGCGAACATCACGGTCGGCGCTTTTGATCTGCCGGCGTTGACGTTGCCCTCGCTGACGATTCCGGCGGCGACGACGCCGGCAAATATCACGGTGGGTGGATTTGATCTGCCGGCGTTGACGTTGCCCTCGCTGACGATTCCGGCGGCGACGACGCCGGCAAATATCACGGTGGGTGGGTTTGATCTGGCGTTGACTATTCCGTCGATAAGCATTCCCCCTGCCGTGATATCCGCTGGTACTTTTGTTGGTAGCTTTAGCTTACCCGGGATGCAAACTCCACCGATATTCGTCGACGGTATTACCACGGGAGGGTTTACCTTGCCCGGTATCGGTTGGTCACAACCCATAACCGCGCCCACTATAGATGTTGGCGGTGTATCACTCGGTCGAATATCCTTATCGTGGACCACCAATGTTCTTGCTCTTCAAGGTTTTGATATTTCTAATCCTCTTGATACTACAGCTGACTTTACGATAATTGGTGTCAACATTGATCCGTTCACCCTAGCCACCATCTCAATTCGGCCCTATACCTTGACCACCCCGATCACGGTGCCGGGGTTCACCCTCCCCAACTTCACCATTCCGGGCCTGAACATCGCGCCGATCGCCGTCGATAGCTTCATCCTTCCCGGAATCCTTACCCCGGCGATCACCACGCCGCCGTTGACTATTGATCCGATTGGCCTGGGTGGCTTTACTCTTCCGCAGGTCTCGACTCCGGAGATTGCGACGCCGCCGTTCGCGATTGATCCGATTGGGCTGGGTGGCTTCACCCTTCTGCAGGTCGCCACGCCGGAGATCACGACGCCACCGTTGACCATCGATCCGATTAGCCTGGGTGGCTTCACCCTTCCGCAGATCGGGCTCCCGGAGATCACCACTGCACCGCTGAGAATCGACCCGATCGCCGTCGAAGGATTTACTCTCCCGCAGATCAACACCCCGGAATTCACCACGCCGGAATTCACCATCCCGCCGGTCGCCCTGGCCGCCTTCACGACGCCCCCGCTCAGCATCCCCAGCATTCACCTGCCCACCACAACCATCGGCGGATTCGGTGTCCCGGGGGGGCCTGGCTACTTCAACTCCAGCGCCGCGCCCTCGTCAGGCTTCTTCAACACCGGCGGGGGCGGCAATTCGGGGTTCGGCAACAATGGCTCGGGTCTATCGGGATGGTCCAACACGAATCCCGCGGGCCTGCTAGGCGGCTCCGGCTATCAGAACTTCGGCGGCCTATCCTCCGGTTTCCTGAACTTGGGCAGCGGCGTTTCCGGCATAGCGAACACCGGCATGCTGCCGTTTAGCGCGGCCAATGTGGTCTCGGGCATCGCCAACATCGGCAAGAACCTGTCCGGCTTCTTCTTCCAGAGCACCACGCGGTAG
- a CDS encoding LLM class flavin-dependent oxidoreductase: MAKLRFGYFIAPFHRAGTNPTLALQRDLEFIEHLDALGFDEVWLGEHHSAGSEIISSPEIFIAAAAQRAKRIRLGTGVISLAYHNPLWVADRLMLLDHLTHGRVIGGVGPGSLPTDSSMIGLTPTDTRELLETNLDIVVRLLAGETVTAKTATHQLFDARLQLAPYSEGGIPLAVAAVASPTGARLAGKHGIGLLSIGATLTVEGFDALAYHWGIVEERAAAFGADVDRRNWSLVGPFHIAETDEQARADVKFGIEPWFRYFQKVAAFPQMTMPGEQLDEMIDIINENGAGVIGTPERARAQVQRLWEQSGGFGCLLQMGHEWANPAASRRSAELFAAEVMPHFQGQAQPTLDAAARAAERREGLAQTQLHAIEHMTKKYQSEVGSA; the protein is encoded by the coding sequence ATGGCCAAGCTCAGGTTCGGATATTTCATTGCCCCCTTCCACCGCGCAGGCACCAATCCGACGCTCGCGTTGCAACGGGATCTGGAGTTCATCGAACACCTGGATGCCCTCGGGTTCGATGAAGTGTGGTTGGGCGAGCATCACTCGGCAGGCAGCGAGATCATCAGCTCGCCGGAGATTTTCATCGCAGCAGCCGCGCAACGGGCGAAGCGGATCCGGCTTGGCACCGGGGTCATCTCGCTGGCGTACCACAACCCGTTGTGGGTTGCCGACCGGTTGATGCTGTTGGACCACCTCACCCATGGTCGCGTAATCGGTGGGGTTGGACCGGGCTCGCTACCCACCGATTCGTCGATGATTGGGCTCACCCCGACCGATACCCGGGAACTGCTGGAGACCAACCTCGATATCGTCGTCCGCCTGCTGGCGGGGGAGACGGTGACTGCCAAGACAGCCACGCATCAATTGTTCGACGCCCGGTTACAGCTGGCGCCGTACTCGGAGGGAGGCATCCCGCTAGCGGTTGCCGCCGTCGCTTCGCCGACTGGAGCGCGGCTGGCAGGCAAGCACGGCATCGGCCTGCTGTCCATCGGGGCGACGCTAACGGTTGAAGGCTTCGACGCGCTCGCCTACCACTGGGGCATCGTCGAAGAGCGCGCTGCGGCCTTCGGGGCGGACGTTGACCGCCGGAACTGGAGTCTGGTTGGACCTTTCCATATCGCAGAGACTGACGAACAGGCTCGCGCCGACGTGAAGTTCGGCATCGAGCCGTGGTTTCGGTACTTCCAAAAGGTGGCCGCATTCCCGCAGATGACCATGCCCGGGGAGCAGCTGGACGAGATGATCGACATCATCAACGAGAACGGGGCAGGCGTCATCGGCACGCCGGAGCGGGCGCGGGCGCAGGTGCAGCGACTCTGGGAGCAGTCCGGTGGATTCGGCTGCCTCCTGCAAATGGGCCATGAGTGGGCGAATCCGGCAGCCAGCAGACGGTCTGCCGAACTCTTCGCGGCCGAAGTGATGCCACACTTTCAGGGGCAAGCCCAACCGACCCTCGACGCGGCGGCGCGCGCCGCGGAACGACGCGAGGGTCTGGCGCAAACCCAGCTGCATGCCATCGAGCACATGACCAAGAAATATCAAAGCGAGGTCGGCTCGGCCTAG
- a CDS encoding SRPBCC family protein — protein MSDRKFTFEVTKTASAPPATVFRLVSDGGRWSEWAKPIVLQSSWARQGDPAPGGVGAVRKLGMWPVFVQEETVEYEQDRRHVYKLVGARTPVKDYFGEVTLTPNPAGGTDIRWAGSFTEGARGTGRAMRAALGGAVKFFAGRLVRAAEREAGTAH, from the coding sequence ATGTCGGATCGAAAGTTCACGTTCGAGGTCACCAAGACCGCTAGTGCGCCCCCGGCGACTGTCTTTCGGCTTGTGTCCGACGGCGGCCGCTGGTCGGAATGGGCCAAGCCCATCGTTCTGCAATCGAGCTGGGCGCGCCAGGGTGATCCAGCCCCGGGCGGTGTCGGGGCGGTCCGCAAGCTAGGAATGTGGCCGGTGTTCGTGCAGGAGGAGACCGTCGAGTACGAACAGGATCGCCGCCACGTCTACAAGCTGGTTGGCGCGAGAACGCCCGTCAAGGACTACTTCGGCGAGGTGACCCTCACGCCGAACCCGGCGGGCGGTACCGACATTCGCTGGGCGGGCTCGTTTACCGAGGGAGCCCGCGGTACGGGCCGAGCGATGCGGGCCGCATTGGGCGGAGCGGTCAAGTTTTTTGCCGGTCGGCTCGTCCGGGCGGCCGAGCGCGAGGCAGGCACCGCACACTAG
- a CDS encoding lysophospholipid acyltransferase family protein, which yields MPRRHRCGHTHDVPDADAATVPAAPTESDVAAALRLIKPLRRVIKPKVYGIDNVPTDHALLVGNHNLLGLVDAPLLATELWERGRMVRSLGDHAHFKIPGWRDALTRMGVVEGTREIASELMRRGELVMVFPGGGREVAKRKNERYKLVWKNRLGFARLAIQHGYPIVPFASVGAEHGIDILLDIDSPLMAPVQFLAEKLLGTPDAPPLVRGVGLTPVPRPERQYYWFGPAIDTAEFTGQEANDRAARKVRERAAAAIEEGIELMLAEREADPNRSVVGRLLRTDG from the coding sequence ATGCCGCGGCGGCATCGATGCGGGCATACTCACGATGTGCCCGATGCTGATGCCGCTACGGTTCCCGCCGCACCAACCGAGTCGGATGTCGCCGCCGCGCTACGCCTGATAAAACCGCTGCGCAGGGTAATCAAGCCCAAGGTGTACGGAATCGACAATGTGCCGACCGATCACGCGTTGCTGGTAGGCAATCACAATTTGCTCGGTTTGGTCGACGCGCCATTGCTGGCCACCGAACTCTGGGAGCGGGGGAGAATGGTCCGATCCCTTGGCGATCACGCCCACTTCAAGATCCCGGGATGGCGCGACGCCTTGACGCGCATGGGCGTCGTGGAGGGCACCAGGGAGATCGCATCAGAATTGATGCGGCGCGGCGAGCTCGTGATGGTATTTCCTGGCGGCGGTCGTGAGGTCGCCAAGCGCAAGAACGAACGCTACAAGCTGGTATGGAAGAACCGACTCGGGTTCGCGCGCTTGGCAATTCAACACGGGTATCCGATCGTGCCATTCGCGTCCGTAGGAGCCGAGCACGGTATCGACATCCTGCTCGACATCGATTCGCCGCTCATGGCGCCAGTACAGTTCCTCGCCGAAAAGCTGCTCGGCACGCCCGACGCCCCGCCACTGGTCCGCGGGGTGGGCCTGACCCCGGTGCCACGCCCCGAACGGCAGTACTACTGGTTCGGCCCAGCGATCGACACCGCCGAGTTCACCGGGCAAGAAGCCAACGACCGGGCCGCACGCAAAGTGCGCGAGCGTGCCGCGGCCGCGATCGAGGAGGGCATCGAGCTGATGCTCGCCGAGCGCGAAGCCGACCCGAATCGGTCGGTGGTCGGGCGACTGTTGCGAACGGATGGCTAG
- a CDS encoding YoaK family protein: MLLTAANASLDSYTYIARGGVFANVQTGNVIFFGLNMSQGKLHDALDHAWPILAFLVGIAVASYLKSGRVHRYLTHPLRWAMLLQAIVLAAIGFVPATVPHNFVTVPISFVTAIQIGLFRNVGDLSYFPAATTGNMMRMVEFGYDRFVNKTEASRGVFTTYAVLILCFATGVLIGALATRAWCVHAIWLSAGFLAITLALIIFDERRKSNSV, translated from the coding sequence ATGCTGCTTACCGCAGCCAACGCCTCGCTCGATTCGTATACCTACATCGCCCGCGGCGGTGTGTTCGCCAACGTTCAGACCGGTAACGTCATCTTTTTCGGGCTCAACATGAGCCAGGGCAAGCTGCACGACGCACTCGATCATGCGTGGCCGATCCTGGCGTTCCTCGTCGGTATCGCCGTGGCGTCGTACCTGAAGTCGGGGCGCGTACACAGATACCTGACCCATCCGCTGCGGTGGGCGATGCTGCTGCAGGCGATCGTGCTGGCCGCCATCGGCTTTGTCCCCGCGACGGTGCCGCACAACTTCGTCACGGTACCGATCTCGTTCGTTACTGCCATACAGATCGGACTGTTCCGCAACGTTGGCGACTTGTCCTACTTCCCGGCCGCCACGACGGGCAACATGATGCGCATGGTCGAGTTCGGGTACGACAGGTTCGTGAACAAGACAGAAGCGTCACGAGGCGTGTTCACAACGTACGCGGTTCTGATTCTGTGCTTCGCCACTGGCGTGCTGATAGGTGCCTTAGCCACCCGCGCGTGGTGCGTGCACGCGATCTGGCTGTCCGCCGGGTTCCTCGCGATCACGCTCGCGCTGATCATCTTCGACGAACGCAGGAAGTCGAACTCGGTCTGA